In one Streptomyces sp. T12 genomic region, the following are encoded:
- a CDS encoding ricin-type beta-trefoil lectin domain protein has protein sequence MPRRSGRRLLRLLAAAALTVTASVTASAHSTASGAPGSPVLAPPLGWNSWNSFGCGITEAQVRQAADAMVSSGMKAAGYQYVVVDDCWFDPQRDAAGNLRANPTKFPSGMKALGDYIHSKGLKFGIYQAPNEKTCAQGVGTYPGSTGSKGHEAQDANTFASWGVDYLKYDWCSSSGTRDEQVARFTLMRDALRATGRPIVYSINPNSFHAITGATYNWGEVADLWRTTEDLLDIWQNNNTNSYPMGVGNVLDVTAPLAAQSGPGHWNDPDMLVVGRPGLSLTESRSHFALWSLLSAPLIAGNDIRTMSADVSAILRNPRLLAVNQDPLGAGGRRVRDDGDTEVFAKPLSDGSAAVGLFNRGGSTTTITTTAAQVGLTGGSFTLTDLWTGATSSTSGQISASVPAHGVAVFKMTGGSPLAATTARLRGTASGRCLDVDRAATAAGTTTLIWDCHTAANQLWTTWAGGEIRVYGDKCLDAYNQGTTNGTPVIIWPCNGQDNQKWTVGSDGSVRNVHAGLCLDVNGAATAGGTPVILWTCNGQNNQKWTTLP, from the coding sequence GTGCCCAGACGATCAGGCAGACGCCTGCTCCGCCTCCTCGCGGCCGCCGCGCTGACGGTCACCGCGTCTGTGACGGCCTCTGCCCACTCCACCGCTTCCGGCGCGCCGGGCAGCCCGGTGCTCGCGCCGCCGCTGGGCTGGAACAGTTGGAACAGTTTCGGGTGCGGGATTACCGAGGCGCAGGTGCGCCAGGCCGCCGACGCGATGGTGTCCTCGGGCATGAAGGCCGCGGGCTACCAGTACGTCGTGGTCGACGACTGCTGGTTCGACCCGCAGCGCGACGCGGCGGGCAACCTCCGCGCCAATCCGACCAAGTTCCCCAGCGGCATGAAGGCACTCGGGGACTACATCCACAGCAAGGGCCTGAAGTTCGGCATCTACCAGGCACCCAACGAGAAGACCTGCGCCCAGGGCGTGGGCACCTACCCCGGCTCCACCGGCAGCAAGGGCCACGAGGCCCAGGACGCCAACACGTTCGCCTCATGGGGCGTCGACTACCTCAAGTACGACTGGTGCTCCTCCAGCGGCACCCGTGACGAGCAGGTCGCGCGCTTCACGCTGATGCGTGACGCCCTGCGCGCCACCGGGCGACCGATCGTCTACAGCATCAACCCCAACAGCTTCCACGCCATCACCGGCGCCACGTACAACTGGGGCGAGGTCGCCGACCTGTGGCGGACGACCGAGGACCTGCTCGACATCTGGCAGAACAACAACACCAACAGCTATCCCATGGGCGTCGGCAACGTCCTGGACGTCACCGCACCGCTGGCCGCTCAGTCGGGCCCGGGTCACTGGAACGACCCCGACATGCTGGTCGTCGGCCGCCCCGGACTGTCACTGACCGAGTCCCGCTCCCACTTCGCCCTGTGGTCGCTGCTCTCGGCCCCCCTCATCGCGGGCAACGACATCCGCACCATGTCCGCCGACGTCAGCGCGATCCTGCGCAACCCCCGCCTGCTGGCGGTGAACCAGGACCCGCTGGGCGCGGGCGGACGCCGGGTGCGCGACGACGGCGACACCGAGGTCTTCGCCAAGCCCCTGTCCGACGGCTCGGCCGCGGTAGGCCTGTTCAACCGGGGAGGCAGCACCACGACCATCACCACCACGGCCGCCCAGGTCGGCCTGACCGGAGGCTCGTTCACCCTCACCGACCTGTGGACCGGCGCCACGTCCAGCACCTCCGGCCAGATCTCCGCGAGCGTCCCCGCGCACGGCGTCGCCGTGTTCAAGATGACCGGCGGCAGCCCGCTTGCCGCCACCACCGCACGCCTGCGCGGCACCGCATCCGGCCGCTGCCTGGACGTTGATCGCGCCGCCACCGCGGCCGGGACGACGACGCTGATCTGGGACTGCCACACCGCCGCCAACCAGCTATGGACCACATGGGCCGGCGGCGAGATCCGCGTCTACGGCGACAAGTGCCTGGACGCCTACAACCAGGGCACCACCAACGGCACGCCGGTCATCATCTGGCCCTGCAACGGCCAGGACAACCAGAAGTGGACGGTCGGCTCCGACGGGTCGGTCCGCAACGTCCATGCCGGACTGTGCCTCGACGTCAACGGGGCCGCCACCGCGGGCGGGACCCCGGTCATCCTGTGGACCTGCAACGGCCAGAACAACCAGAAGTGGACCACGCTCCCGTAA
- a CDS encoding glycoside hydrolase 43 family protein: MDMSCPHQYLPRRQALAAATGLVTGAFLPLTGASPTAAAPAQGSALAAAAEYTNPVIWQDFADIDVIRVGDTFYASASTMHYSPGAPVLRSYDLVNWEIAGHSVPVLDFGAKYDLNGARGYVRGIWASSLAYRPSNRTFYWLGQIDFARTYVYTATAVEGPWSRLTTISTPYYDAGLLVDSDDTLYVAYGNTTISVAQLSPDGRTQVRTQQVFTTPSSVGTLEGARFYKINGQYYIFLTRPANGQYILKSSSGPFGPYTMRQVLLDLRGPIPGGGVPHQGGLVQTQSGAWYYMAFVDAYPGGRMPALAPVTWTSDGWPVVQLVNGAWGTAYPSPAVPVPPRPVTPLIGVDTFDGTTLKPRWEWNHNPDNTGWSVDNGLTLRTATVTNDLYWARNTLTHRIQGPTSTATVQLDHSAMRDGDRAGLALLRDSSAWIGLKRDGGATRVVMVNGLTMDGSWNTTGTGTEVASAPVSGGRIWLRASADIRPGTARPGTFSYSTDGTTFTRLGPTFSMGNDWRFFMGYRYALFNHATQALGGAVRVTRFELSTP; this comes from the coding sequence ATGGATATGTCATGCCCTCATCAATATCTGCCTCGTCGCCAGGCTCTGGCCGCCGCCACCGGCCTGGTCACAGGCGCATTCCTGCCTCTGACCGGAGCCTCCCCCACCGCCGCCGCTCCCGCGCAGGGGTCGGCCCTCGCGGCGGCCGCGGAGTACACGAACCCGGTGATCTGGCAGGACTTCGCGGACATCGACGTCATCCGCGTCGGCGACACGTTCTACGCCTCGGCCTCGACGATGCACTATTCGCCGGGCGCGCCCGTCCTGCGGTCGTACGACCTGGTGAACTGGGAGATCGCCGGTCACTCGGTGCCGGTCCTAGACTTCGGCGCCAAGTACGACCTGAACGGTGCCCGTGGCTATGTCAGAGGGATCTGGGCGTCGTCGCTGGCCTACCGACCGAGCAACAGGACGTTCTACTGGCTGGGCCAGATCGACTTCGCCCGGACGTACGTCTACACCGCCACCGCCGTCGAGGGGCCGTGGAGCAGGCTGACGACGATCAGCACGCCGTACTACGACGCGGGTCTGCTCGTGGACAGCGACGACACCCTGTATGTGGCCTACGGGAACACCACCATCAGCGTGGCCCAGCTCTCGCCCGACGGCCGCACCCAGGTCCGCACCCAGCAGGTGTTCACGACACCGTCGAGTGTCGGCACCCTCGAGGGCGCCCGCTTCTACAAGATCAACGGGCAGTATTACATCTTCCTGACCCGCCCGGCCAACGGCCAGTACATCCTCAAGTCGTCGAGCGGCCCCTTCGGTCCGTACACGATGCGGCAGGTCCTTCTCGACCTGCGCGGGCCGATCCCCGGCGGTGGCGTCCCCCACCAGGGCGGGCTGGTGCAGACGCAGAGCGGCGCCTGGTACTACATGGCCTTCGTCGACGCGTATCCCGGCGGCCGGATGCCCGCCCTGGCCCCCGTCACCTGGACCTCGGACGGCTGGCCCGTCGTGCAACTCGTGAACGGCGCATGGGGCACGGCGTATCCCAGCCCGGCCGTACCTGTCCCACCCCGCCCCGTCACCCCGCTGATCGGCGTCGACACCTTCGACGGTACGACCCTCAAACCGAGGTGGGAGTGGAACCACAACCCGGACAACACCGGGTGGTCGGTCGACAACGGCCTGACCCTGCGCACCGCCACCGTCACCAACGACCTCTACTGGGCCCGCAACACCCTCACCCACCGCATCCAGGGACCCACCTCCACCGCCACCGTCCAGCTCGACCACTCCGCGATGCGGGACGGCGACCGGGCCGGACTCGCGCTGCTGCGTGACTCCTCCGCCTGGATCGGCCTCAAACGCGACGGCGGCGCGACGCGAGTGGTGATGGTCAATGGGCTGACCATGGACGGGAGTTGGAACACCACCGGCACCGGCACCGAGGTCGCGAGCGCGCCCGTCTCAGGCGGCCGCATCTGGCTGCGTGCGAGCGCGGACATCCGCCCCGGCACGGCACGCCCCGGCACCTTCTCCTACAGCACCGACGGCACCACCTTCACCCGCCTCGGCCCCACCTTCTCCATGGGCAACGACTGGCGGTTCTTCATGGGCTACCGATACGCCCTCTTCAACCACGCCACGCAGGCACTCGGCGGCGCGGTCCGCGTCACGCGGTTCGAGCTGTCCACGCCCTGA
- a CDS encoding non-reducing end alpha-L-arabinofuranosidase family hydrolase — MNPLKRLGRRRASVLALLAAVALATPGTATGAPDDVKASTLGAQAAQSGRYFGTAVAAGRLGDGTYTGILDREFNSVTPENEMKWDTTEPSRGSFNFGPADQIANRAQGRGQRLRGHTLVWHSQLPGWVSSIRDANTLRGVMNNHITTVMNRYKGRIHSWDVVNEAFADGGSGQHRPSVFQNLLGDGFIEQAFRTARSADPAAKLCYNDYNIENWSDAKTQGVYRMVRDFKARGVPIDCVGLQAHFGTGGPPASFQTTLSNFAALGVDVQITELDIAQAPPTAYANTVRACMNVARCTGITVWGIRDSDSWRASENPLLFDRGGNKKPAYQAVLNALGGSVAAQRADVRSEPSAAALPSRFSWSSSGPLIAPKPDATHNIAGIKDPTVVHYNGKYHVFASVASSSGYNLVYLNFSDWSQAGSATHHYLDRTAIGTGYRAAPQVFYYAPQRLWYLVYQTGNASYSTNPDISNPNGWSAPRHFYSSMPDIIKQNIGNGYWVDMWVICDSANCYLFSSDDNGHLYRSQTTVGQFPNGFTNTVIAAQDSKYALFEASNVYKVQGSNQYLLLVEAIGSDGRRYFRSWTSGSLAGSWAPLAASESNPFARANNVTFPSGSWTRDISHGEMIRAGYDQTLTIPSCRLQYLYQGMNPNAGGDYNLLPWRLGLLTQTNSTC; from the coding sequence ATGAACCCGCTGAAACGACTCGGCCGTCGCCGAGCCTCGGTATTAGCCCTCCTGGCTGCGGTCGCCCTTGCGACGCCCGGGACCGCGACCGGCGCACCCGATGACGTCAAAGCCTCCACTCTGGGCGCCCAAGCGGCCCAGTCCGGACGGTACTTCGGAACCGCCGTGGCCGCCGGAAGGCTCGGCGACGGCACGTACACCGGGATCCTGGACCGGGAGTTCAACTCGGTCACACCCGAGAACGAGATGAAGTGGGACACGACCGAGCCGTCCCGCGGCTCGTTCAACTTCGGCCCCGCCGACCAGATCGCGAACCGCGCGCAGGGCCGCGGTCAGCGCCTGCGCGGCCACACCCTGGTCTGGCACTCCCAACTGCCCGGCTGGGTCAGCTCCATCAGGGACGCGAACACCCTGCGCGGCGTGATGAACAACCACATCACCACCGTGATGAACCGCTACAAGGGCCGGATCCACTCCTGGGACGTCGTCAACGAGGCCTTCGCCGACGGCGGCAGCGGCCAGCACCGCCCCTCGGTGTTCCAGAACCTGCTGGGCGACGGCTTCATCGAGCAGGCGTTCCGCACCGCGCGGTCGGCCGACCCGGCGGCCAAGCTCTGCTACAACGACTACAACATCGAGAACTGGAGCGACGCGAAGACCCAGGGCGTCTACCGCATGGTGCGCGACTTCAAGGCGCGCGGCGTGCCCATCGACTGTGTCGGCCTCCAGGCCCACTTCGGTACCGGCGGCCCGCCGGCCAGCTTCCAGACGACGCTGTCGAACTTCGCCGCCCTCGGCGTGGACGTCCAGATCACCGAGCTGGACATCGCACAGGCGCCGCCGACGGCGTACGCCAACACGGTGCGGGCCTGCATGAACGTGGCGCGCTGCACCGGCATCACCGTCTGGGGCATCCGGGACAGCGACTCCTGGCGGGCCTCGGAGAACCCGCTGCTGTTCGACCGCGGTGGCAACAAGAAGCCGGCCTACCAGGCGGTGCTCAACGCGCTGGGCGGCTCGGTCGCGGCACAGCGGGCTGACGTCCGTTCGGAGCCGTCCGCCGCCGCGCTGCCCTCACGCTTCTCCTGGAGCTCCAGCGGCCCACTGATCGCACCGAAACCGGACGCCACCCACAACATCGCCGGGATCAAGGACCCGACCGTCGTCCACTACAACGGCAAGTACCACGTGTTCGCGAGCGTCGCCAGCTCCTCCGGATACAACCTGGTGTACCTGAACTTCAGTGACTGGTCCCAGGCCGGCTCGGCCACGCACCACTACCTGGACCGCACCGCCATCGGCACCGGATACCGGGCCGCGCCCCAGGTCTTCTACTACGCGCCCCAGCGCCTGTGGTACCTCGTGTACCAGACCGGCAACGCCTCGTACTCCACCAACCCCGACATCAGCAATCCGAACGGCTGGAGCGCGCCGCGCCACTTCTACTCGTCGATGCCCGACATCATCAAGCAGAACATCGGCAACGGCTACTGGGTCGACATGTGGGTGATCTGCGACAGCGCCAACTGCTACCTGTTCTCCTCCGACGACAACGGGCACCTGTACCGCTCGCAGACGACCGTCGGCCAGTTCCCGAACGGCTTCACCAACACGGTCATCGCGGCCCAGGACTCCAAGTACGCCCTGTTCGAAGCGAGCAATGTGTACAAGGTGCAGGGCAGCAACCAGTACCTGCTCCTCGTCGAGGCCATCGGCTCGGACGGCCGGCGCTACTTCCGCTCCTGGACCTCAGGCAGCCTCGCCGGCTCCTGGGCACCCCTGGCCGCGTCCGAGAGCAACCCGTTCGCACGGGCCAACAACGTCACCTTCCCTTCCGGGTCCTGGACCAGGGACATCAGCCACGGCGAGATGATCCGAGCCGGCTACGACCAGACACTCACCATCCCCTCCTGCCGGCTCCAGTACCTCTACCAGGGCATGAACCCCAACGCGGGCGGCGACTACAACCTCCTCCCGTGGCGGCTCGGCCTCCTCACCCAGACCAATTCGACCTGCTGA
- a CDS encoding YceI family protein, translating to MTLTDGTYRLGPSTGRLLIKTGRAGLGRRAGHDLTIEATRWSGEAAVAVDDPDRSSVSVTVETDSLEVREGTGGLKALTDADRAQIKRTLADEALLHTAEHPTIAFRSTRITGTPQTFEITGELIIKGRTHPVTVHGKESDAGPLRGWATVTQSAWGIKPYTAFLGALRLADDVRVEFEAARLEPADGTALPPRAGQV from the coding sequence GTGACGCTGACCGACGGAACATACCGACTCGGGCCGTCGACCGGCCGCCTCTTGATCAAGACCGGCCGCGCCGGGCTGGGACGCCGGGCGGGGCACGACCTCACGATCGAAGCCACCCGGTGGTCCGGGGAGGCTGCTGTGGCCGTCGATGACCCCGACAGGTCGTCCGTGAGTGTGACGGTAGAGACGGACTCGCTGGAGGTCCGGGAAGGAACCGGCGGACTGAAAGCACTTACAGACGCGGACCGGGCCCAGATCAAACGGACGCTGGCGGACGAGGCCCTGCTACACACCGCAGAACATCCCACGATCGCCTTTCGCTCCACACGCATCACGGGAACCCCGCAGACCTTCGAGATCACCGGGGAGCTCATCATCAAGGGACGCACCCACCCGGTGACGGTGCACGGCAAGGAAAGTGACGCCGGGCCATTGCGCGGCTGGGCGACCGTCACGCAGTCCGCCTGGGGAATCAAGCCCTACACCGCGTTCTTGGGTGCGTTGCGGCTGGCCGACGACGTCCGGGTGGAATTCGAGGCGGCCAGGCTCGAACCGGCGGATGGCACCGCATTGCCGCCACGCGCGGGCCAGGTGTGA